From the genome of Nicotiana sylvestris chromosome 2, ASM39365v2, whole genome shotgun sequence, one region includes:
- the LOC104246553 gene encoding uncharacterized protein, protein MRQFSSGWFKCSYSRWLEYSVKKDAAFCLCCYLFKNDYVHGSTGDSFTKTGFKAWNKASERLDLHVGKVNSLHHKCFNKMLDLSNQSQSIQVAFDKQSEKQRNEHRIRLNVSINVVRFLLYFGLSFRGHDENDSSKNKGLFLGLLVWLAKRLPEVDRVILKHAPKNDMMTSPKIQKDVVSACAQETVKAIINDLDGDYFGILVDESKDITNGPFFAGYDGASNMQGKMNGLKALILQETPSAHCIHCFAHQLQLTLVAVVKKYKEVETFFAIVANVLNVIGASFKRIDQLRDHHAKLLEQLLESGEVQSGKGLNQERELQRPNQEANDRLQAEAFLSKINSFEFVFLLHLMLKVLLMSNELSKALYKKEQDIFNAMLFLDLTKERLQQMRDEG, encoded by the exons ATGCGTCAATTTAGTTCGGGTTGGTTTAAATGTTCCTATTCTAGATGGTTGGAGTATAGtgtgaagaaagatgctgcattTTGTTTATGTTGTTATTTATTCAAAAATGATTATGTTCATGGAAGCACGGGTGACTCTTTCACAAAAACGGGCTTTAAGGCTTGGAATAAAGCTTCGGAAAGACTTGATTTACATGTTGGTAAAGTAAATAGCCTCCACCACAAGTGTTTCAACAAGATGCTAGACTTATCAAATCAATCCCAATCAATTCAAGTTGCTTTTGATAAGCAATCTGAGAAACAAAGAAATGAGCACCGAATTCGTTTAAATGTATCAATCAATGTTGTAAGGTTTCTCTTGTATTTTGGATTGTCTTTTCGAGGTCATGATGAAAATGATTCTTCAAAAAACAAAGGCCTTTTTCTAGGGCTTTTAGTATGGCTTGCAAAGAGGCTCCCTGAAGTAGATAGAGTCATATTGAAACATGCTCCAAAAAATGATATGATGACTTCGCCAAAAATTCAAAAGGACGTTGTGAGTGCTTGTGCACAAGAAACCGTGAAAGCTATAATCAATGATTTGGATGGGGATTATTTCGGGATATTAGTTGATGAGTCCAAGGATATTACAAATGGCCCTTTCTTTGCG GGCTATGATGGAGCTAGTAATATGCAAGGAAAAATGAATGGTCTTAAAGCTTTAATTTTGCAAGAAACTCCTTCGGCACATTGCATTCATTGTTTCGCTCATCAATTACAGTTGACGCTTGTAGCGGTTGTTAAAAAATATAAGGAGGTGGAGACTTTCTTTGCTATAGTTGCTAATGTTTTGAATGTGATTGGAGCATCCTTTAAACGTATAGATCAACTTCGGGATCATCATGCCAAATTATTGGAGCAATTGCTAGAGAGTGGTGAAGTTCAAAGTGGGAAAGGATTAAATCAAGAGCGAGAGCTTCAAAGGCCAA ATCAAGAAGCTAATGATAGATTGCAAGCAGAAGCTTTTTTGAGTAAAATCAATTCATTTGAATTTGTGTTCTTGCTTCACTTGATGTTGAAGGTATTGTTGATGTCTAACGAGCTGAGTAAAGCTTTATACAAGAAAGAGCAAGATATTTTCAATGCCATGTTATTTCTTGACCTTACAAAGGAAAGGTTGCAACAAATGAGAGATGAAGGATGA